From a region of the Aeoliella mucimassa genome:
- a CDS encoding DUF3592 domain-containing protein produces the protein MPAKTTFPSNKGAGCAFLFLLPFGGAGVVMIVLALWTLWDWQLMQSWEATPATLLSLDLQQSDESTRIRGEYEYTFDGHQYQSTRIAIDEMADNIGDYQRRHYKELKQAKQAGKTVTAYVNPSDPSRAVLLRDLRLEMVAFKAGLGGIFGVIGIGGILMVWFNSRKVKQEALIASRAPNEPWLWRSDWADGRVVVSGFWQFFAMLVLAVIMNLICWVAIYAKLQDNRQPSTVVWIFLSLFAMGSIAQVGYTVICFFRWRRFPEASFRLARVPGVIGDKLAGVLLLPGVVRPTEGFHMQLRCSRRVRRGKNTTHLTLWEQKQTIDQTLDDNNFEETAVPVVFELPPDVEPSDPHARNPVRWVLKVTANLPGPNANFEFEVPVFAVDSALTGESFQQDGAES, from the coding sequence ATGCCTGCAAAAACCACTTTCCCCTCCAACAAAGGCGCCGGCTGCGCTTTCCTGTTTCTGCTTCCGTTTGGCGGGGCTGGGGTCGTGATGATTGTGCTGGCCCTATGGACCTTGTGGGATTGGCAACTGATGCAGTCGTGGGAAGCGACCCCTGCGACCTTGTTGTCGTTGGACTTGCAGCAGAGCGACGAGTCGACTCGCATCCGTGGCGAGTACGAGTACACGTTCGACGGTCACCAATACCAAAGCACGCGGATTGCCATCGACGAAATGGCCGACAACATCGGCGACTACCAGCGTCGACATTACAAAGAGTTAAAGCAAGCTAAGCAGGCGGGGAAGACCGTGACTGCTTACGTGAACCCCAGTGATCCCAGTCGTGCGGTGCTGCTTCGCGATCTGCGATTGGAGATGGTCGCCTTCAAGGCCGGCTTGGGGGGTATCTTCGGAGTGATCGGCATCGGCGGCATCCTTATGGTCTGGTTCAACAGTCGGAAGGTCAAGCAAGAGGCACTCATCGCCAGTCGCGCGCCCAACGAGCCATGGCTCTGGCGAAGCGATTGGGCCGATGGCCGCGTGGTGGTCTCCGGCTTCTGGCAATTCTTCGCGATGTTGGTGCTGGCAGTCATCATGAACCTGATTTGCTGGGTCGCCATCTACGCGAAGCTGCAGGACAACCGCCAGCCATCGACCGTGGTCTGGATCTTTCTGTCGTTGTTCGCGATGGGAAGTATCGCGCAGGTAGGCTACACGGTCATTTGCTTCTTTCGCTGGCGACGATTCCCCGAGGCCTCGTTCCGCCTCGCCCGCGTGCCTGGGGTGATCGGCGACAAACTGGCAGGCGTCTTGCTGTTACCGGGAGTTGTGCGACCCACAGAGGGATTTCACATGCAACTGCGGTGCTCTCGTCGCGTTCGGCGTGGAAAGAACACAACCCATCTCACGCTGTGGGAACAAAAGCAAACCATCGATCAAACGCTCGACGACAATAACTTCGAAGAGACCGCGGTGCCGGTAGTGTTCGAACTGCCGCCAGACGTCGAGCCGAGCGATCCTCATGCCAGGAATCCCGTGCGATGGGTGCTGAAGGTAACCGCCAACCTGCCCGGCCCGAATGCGAACTTCGAATTCGAGGTGCCAGTGTTTGCTGTTGATTCGGCGTTAACCGGGGAAAGTTTCCAGCAGGATGGAGCGGAGTCGTAA
- a CDS encoding DUF433 domain-containing protein, giving the protein MPDWRTLAEVEQQTGLVSGEWVFRGTRVPVAALFENLRDGATIEQFIEWFPGVTLSQVRAVLDCEASTAHAG; this is encoded by the coding sequence ATGCCCGATTGGCGAACATTAGCGGAAGTCGAACAGCAGACAGGCCTTGTGTCTGGCGAGTGGGTGTTCCGAGGAACTCGGGTGCCTGTAGCGGCGCTGTTTGAAAACTTGCGAGATGGAGCGACAATCGAGCAGTTTATCGAGTGGTTTCCCGGTGTCACTCTTTCTCAGGTGCGGGCGGTGCTAGACTGCGAAGCATCCACAGCACATGCGGGATGA
- a CDS encoding DUF5615 family PIN-like protein, with amino-acid sequence MKILFDQGVPVPLRKSLLDHQVVTAYELGWSTLKNGELLAAAVAQEFEVMVTTDQNLEHQQKIAILQLAIIVLPTTAWPTLSKHVDKIAETINNCQLGKVLRVEF; translated from the coding sequence ATGAAGATCCTCTTTGATCAAGGGGTTCCTGTTCCTCTTCGCAAAAGTCTACTAGACCATCAAGTGGTCACCGCTTATGAGCTTGGTTGGTCCACGCTGAAAAATGGTGAGCTGCTGGCTGCCGCGGTAGCACAAGAGTTTGAGGTGATGGTAACCACCGATCAGAATCTTGAGCATCAACAAAAGATAGCGATCCTGCAGCTGGCCATCATCGTCCTGCCCACTACCGCCTGGCCCACACTATCGAAGCACGTAGACAAAATTGCAGAGACGATCAATAACTGTCAGTTGGGTAAGGTACTAAGAGTCGAGTTCTAA
- a CDS encoding permease, producing MLPFFQAAWHTTLELAPWLLLGAFVAGLMHVLLPRDFVRRQLSGRAGVAKAVALGVPLPLCSCGVIPVAVSLREQQASRGATVGFLISTPQTGVDSILVSGAMLGWPFALFKVVAALVTGLIGGWVTDAVEPKSNELPVTRPNSAAGAKHRGWRDLVEHALEILQSIWGWLVVGVLLSAAISTLVPNSVLTGLAAYGGLAAMAFALVVSLPLYVCATASVPIAAALVAGGLPPGAALVFLMAGPATNAATIGAVKRTLGGRGLTVYLSTIVVGSMAAGLLFDQVLSASSMTEHLHEHPATWWNVTSAVVLLLLIVWFAVTDLNRKLLSSRPIASDMDATTTTVPLVGLSCQNCVNKVESSLNRDPEVQQARVTLEPPQAVVAGEVSRERIQEIVEAAGFGVGES from the coding sequence ATGCTTCCATTCTTCCAAGCCGCTTGGCATACGACGCTCGAACTTGCTCCCTGGCTCTTGCTCGGAGCCTTCGTTGCGGGGTTGATGCACGTGTTGTTGCCGCGCGACTTTGTGCGGCGCCAACTTTCGGGGCGGGCCGGGGTGGCCAAGGCGGTAGCGCTCGGGGTGCCTTTGCCGCTTTGTTCGTGCGGTGTGATTCCCGTCGCGGTGAGTCTCCGCGAGCAGCAAGCCAGTCGCGGGGCGACGGTCGGTTTTCTCATTTCCACTCCGCAGACCGGCGTCGACTCGATTCTCGTGAGCGGGGCCATGCTTGGCTGGCCATTTGCCTTGTTCAAAGTCGTGGCCGCGCTCGTTACCGGGCTGATCGGCGGCTGGGTAACCGACGCGGTAGAGCCCAAGTCCAACGAGTTGCCTGTTACCCGTCCTAACTCGGCGGCCGGCGCGAAGCATCGCGGCTGGCGCGACTTGGTCGAGCACGCACTCGAAATACTGCAATCGATCTGGGGGTGGTTAGTCGTTGGCGTACTGCTGTCGGCTGCCATCTCGACGTTGGTCCCCAACTCGGTGCTCACGGGACTGGCAGCGTATGGAGGGCTGGCTGCCATGGCGTTTGCGTTGGTGGTGTCGTTGCCGCTGTACGTCTGTGCGACCGCGTCGGTGCCAATTGCTGCCGCGCTGGTAGCGGGTGGTTTGCCCCCTGGAGCGGCGCTGGTATTCCTCATGGCCGGCCCTGCGACCAACGCGGCGACGATCGGCGCGGTGAAGCGGACCCTCGGCGGTCGCGGGCTGACCGTCTACTTGTCGACCATTGTCGTCGGTAGCATGGCCGCGGGATTGTTGTTCGATCAGGTGCTTAGCGCCAGCAGCATGACCGAACACCTGCACGAGCACCCGGCCACCTGGTGGAACGTGACAAGCGCTGTTGTGCTGTTGCTCTTGATCGTCTGGTTTGCGGTGACCGACCTGAATCGCAAGTTGCTAAGCAGCCGTCCCATCGCTAGCGATATGGATGCAACGACCACCACGGTTCCGCTGGTGGGCCTGTCGTGCCAGAACTGCGTGAACAAAGTGGAGTCGAGTCTCAATAGAGACCCCGAGGTCCAGCAAGCCCGCGTCACGCTCGAACCGCCACAAGCGGTGGTTGCCGGCGAGGTGAGTCGCGAGCGGATTCAAGAGATCGTCGAGGCGGCCGGTTTCGGAGTAGGCGAATCGTGA
- a CDS encoding DUF1559 family PulG-like putative transporter, which translates to MPRYAGFTLVELLVVIAIIGVLIALLLPAVQAAREASNRAACKNNLRQLGIAMHGFHDTKGHFPRGGGSPKKAQVSWTTELLPWLEEQPLADLIDHTEPYTSDSNLPAGSRVIDMLLCPSKPHVRELRGSADLSSSSPNRYGPTCYGGMQGERGLRSAKATNNPERGTMIFEREISIVEITDGTSHTMLLGEAPEGIHGIWIGVRNLFDQSAPINTRSGSEDADFTDFGQELSSYHPGGAQVLLADGGGKFFPEEMDDRLLAAYCSRASED; encoded by the coding sequence ATGCCTCGGTACGCGGGCTTTACATTGGTTGAATTGCTGGTGGTGATTGCCATCATCGGCGTGCTGATTGCGCTGCTGCTGCCAGCCGTGCAAGCGGCTCGCGAAGCGTCGAACCGCGCCGCGTGCAAGAACAACCTCCGCCAGCTCGGCATTGCCATGCACGGCTTTCACGACACCAAGGGGCATTTCCCCCGTGGCGGCGGCAGCCCTAAGAAAGCCCAAGTAAGCTGGACCACCGAGCTGCTGCCATGGCTCGAAGAACAGCCGCTCGCCGACCTGATCGACCACACCGAGCCTTACACTTCCGACAGCAATCTGCCGGCCGGCAGCAGGGTGATCGACATGCTGCTCTGCCCGAGCAAGCCGCACGTACGCGAGCTACGGGGCTCGGCCGATCTGTCGTCGAGTTCGCCAAATCGCTACGGGCCGACCTGCTATGGTGGCATGCAAGGCGAGCGCGGGCTGCGATCGGCTAAGGCAACCAATAATCCAGAACGAGGGACGATGATCTTCGAACGCGAAATCTCCATCGTCGAAATCACCGATGGCACCTCGCACACGATGTTGCTCGGCGAAGCCCCCGAGGGGATTCACGGCATCTGGATCGGCGTCCGCAACCTGTTCGATCAATCGGCCCCCATCAACACCCGTAGTGGTTCGGAGGATGCCGACTTCACCGACTTCGGGCAGGAGCTAAGCAGCTATCACCCAGGCGGCGCGCAAGTCTTGCTGGCCGACGGGGGGGGGAAGTTCTTCCCCGAAGAGATGGACGACCGATTGCTGGCTGCTTACTGTTCACGAGCGAGTGAGGACTGA
- a CDS encoding DUF4465 domain-containing protein, whose product MHAISSIAIRQTTILTCWCCCIGWLLASASAETVTVDFAGLLDAPESHWNGPAEQGETVEGEYGPEVVGTFASHGLQFTNIYEQTYGSWRGFSYSNETDTTTAGFTNQFSACAGSGHGTTDDTYAVGFGHWDLDETFDSDEPFDPSNQAHLFALPTLELPYGSTIESTWITNTTYAALSMRDGDSFAKAFGGEFGTDPDWLRITAYGTDASGTPLDGSVDFYLADFRSTDAGEDYIVADWTEWDLSALEGARRVHFNLASSDVGLFGMNTPATFALDDITLRFDLPAGDYNRDGLVNLADYTLWRDSLGSTVDWVGSGADGNLDGVVDFDDYELWKLQFAAASAAGNIALGHAVPEPSAAAVCFYLLGLTFVVRALFTH is encoded by the coding sequence ATGCACGCAATATCTTCTATCGCGATTCGCCAAACAACAATACTCACCTGCTGGTGCTGCTGCATCGGCTGGTTGCTCGCGAGTGCTTCGGCCGAGACCGTAACGGTCGACTTCGCGGGGCTGCTCGACGCGCCCGAGTCACATTGGAACGGACCTGCTGAACAAGGCGAAACCGTCGAAGGAGAATACGGCCCCGAAGTGGTAGGCACGTTTGCCAGCCATGGATTGCAGTTCACCAATATCTACGAGCAAACCTACGGAAGCTGGCGGGGCTTTTCCTACTCGAACGAAACGGACACCACCACGGCCGGCTTCACCAACCAATTCAGCGCTTGCGCCGGCAGCGGACATGGCACCACTGACGATACCTACGCGGTCGGTTTTGGGCATTGGGATCTCGACGAGACGTTCGACTCCGACGAGCCTTTCGATCCGAGCAACCAAGCACACTTGTTCGCGCTTCCGACGCTCGAACTCCCGTACGGCAGCACGATCGAGAGCACTTGGATCACCAACACCACGTACGCAGCGCTGTCGATGCGCGATGGCGACTCGTTTGCGAAAGCCTTTGGCGGCGAGTTCGGCACCGACCCCGATTGGCTGCGAATCACGGCCTACGGAACCGATGCTTCCGGCACCCCGCTCGATGGGTCGGTCGACTTCTACTTGGCCGACTTCCGCTCGACCGACGCGGGCGAAGACTACATCGTTGCCGACTGGACCGAGTGGGATCTCTCCGCTCTCGAGGGTGCCCGTCGAGTGCACTTTAACCTTGCGTCGTCTGACGTAGGGCTGTTCGGCATGAACACGCCCGCCACGTTTGCGTTAGACGATATAACGCTTCGCTTCGATTTGCCGGCCGGCGACTACAACCGCGATGGTCTGGTGAATCTCGCCGACTACACCCTCTGGCGCGACAGCCTCGGCAGCACCGTCGATTGGGTGGGCTCCGGCGCCGATGGCAATCTCGACGGAGTCGTCGACTTCGACGATTACGAACTTTGGAAACTGCAATTCGCGGCTGCTTCGGCAGCGGGCAACATCGCACTTGGCCACGCGGTGCCCGAGCCTTCGGCAGCAGCGGTTTGTTTTTATTTACTGGGCCTGACGTTTGTGGTTCGGGCTTTATTCACTCACTGA
- a CDS encoding PEP-CTERM sorting domain-containing protein, translating into MMFANRVISGLAASLLLGVTASAVVAGPYPSFSDTSHQVLPGQISAWATSVVDYSPTAGVDAAYADASHALAANDGGIVSLGDLDAAQIAAGDLPGTLTVKFDTLISDLAGPDLAVFENASQFYTDPVIFAELAYVEVSSNGTDFVRFPSVSLNTEDDLVANFGRAYAGADTTNIYNLAGVHPTGIGTPFDLAELSGMAEVVSGAVDLSAIQYVRLVDIPGSGDFVDSLGNPIFDAWVTTGSGGLDLDAVGAINTVPEPSTTLLALLGIALVAGGRLAKRG; encoded by the coding sequence ATGATGTTTGCAAACCGAGTGATTTCTGGCCTGGCAGCTAGCTTGCTGCTGGGTGTTACCGCGAGTGCCGTGGTGGCGGGGCCTTACCCGTCGTTCAGCGACACTTCGCATCAAGTGCTTCCCGGACAGATTTCCGCCTGGGCGACTTCGGTGGTTGATTACTCCCCCACAGCCGGAGTCGATGCCGCTTACGCCGATGCATCCCATGCCTTGGCTGCCAACGATGGTGGAATCGTGTCGCTGGGCGATCTCGATGCCGCTCAGATTGCCGCGGGCGATCTTCCCGGCACCCTGACCGTGAAGTTCGACACGCTGATTTCCGACTTGGCCGGCCCCGACCTGGCAGTGTTCGAAAACGCGAGCCAGTTTTATACCGATCCAGTGATCTTCGCCGAGTTGGCTTACGTGGAAGTCTCCAGCAACGGCACCGACTTCGTGCGGTTCCCTTCGGTCTCGCTCAACACCGAGGACGATCTGGTCGCTAACTTCGGTCGCGCCTACGCGGGAGCCGATACCACGAACATCTACAACCTGGCAGGCGTGCATCCCACTGGCATAGGCACTCCCTTCGACTTGGCAGAGCTGAGCGGCATGGCTGAAGTGGTGAGCGGTGCGGTCGATCTGTCGGCGATTCAATACGTACGTCTGGTCGATATCCCCGGGAGCGGCGACTTCGTCGACTCGCTTGGCAACCCGATCTTCGACGCCTGGGTGACCACTGGTTCCGGCGGTTTGGATCTCGACGCGGTAGGTGCCATCAACACCGTGCCAGAACCTTCGACCACGCTGCTAGCACTGCTGGGCATCGCCTTGGTGGCAGGTGGCCGTTTGGCAAAGCGAGGCTAA
- a CDS encoding DUF5522 domain-containing protein, with protein sequence MPEQRTETTSRDYTIENGRLVFTAEYLLRRGTCCGSGCRHCPYRNPKTSTSEQVASEKTALKCQ encoded by the coding sequence GTGCCAGAGCAACGTACGGAAACGACATCTCGCGACTATACAATCGAGAATGGTCGCTTGGTGTTTACAGCCGAGTACCTTTTGCGACGGGGCACGTGCTGCGGCAGCGGCTGTCGGCACTGCCCCTATCGCAATCCGAAAACTTCTACGAGCGAACAGGTTGCTTCCGAGAAGACAGCGCTAAAATGCCAGTGA
- a CDS encoding class I SAM-dependent methyltransferase — protein MDTFESKNARAWDKMVQGRAPLARPATDRDFANPLRTVDPLGWLGESIQGWRVLCLAAGGGRQSALYAAAGADVTVLDISREMLAQDAAVARERKLKLRIVEGTMTDLSMFAAGDFDLVLQPVSSCYVPDVVVVYRQVARLLQGGGLYVSQHKTPASLQVAAKPSSAGYVIDETYYRTAPLPPATEPSRLREVGATEYLHRWEQLIGGLCRAGFVVEDLIEPAHAEADAERGTFAHRAQYIAPYVRIKARRVGERGLIR, from the coding sequence GTGGATACATTCGAATCGAAGAACGCCCGCGCGTGGGACAAGATGGTTCAAGGGCGGGCCCCGCTGGCTCGCCCGGCGACCGATCGCGATTTTGCGAACCCGCTCCGCACGGTCGACCCGCTGGGTTGGCTGGGCGAATCGATCCAGGGATGGCGGGTGCTTTGTCTGGCCGCAGGAGGTGGCCGGCAGAGCGCCCTTTATGCTGCCGCAGGTGCCGACGTCACGGTGCTCGACATTAGCCGCGAAATGCTTGCGCAAGATGCCGCAGTCGCCCGCGAGCGTAAGCTCAAGCTACGTATCGTCGAAGGGACGATGACCGACCTGTCGATGTTCGCCGCTGGCGATTTCGACTTGGTGCTGCAGCCGGTCAGCAGTTGCTACGTGCCCGACGTGGTGGTCGTCTACCGCCAGGTCGCCCGTTTGCTCCAAGGGGGCGGGCTGTACGTGAGCCAGCACAAGACACCGGCTAGCCTGCAGGTGGCAGCCAAACCGTCGTCGGCTGGCTACGTGATCGACGAAACCTACTATCGCACCGCGCCGCTGCCGCCGGCCACCGAGCCATCGCGGCTCCGCGAAGTCGGCGCTACCGAATACCTGCATCGCTGGGAACAGCTGATCGGCGGGCTCTGCCGCGCAGGGTTCGTGGTGGAAGATCTCATCGAACCAGCTCACGCCGAGGCCGACGCCGAGCGGGGCACGTTTGCCCACCGCGCGCAGTACATCGCCCCCTACGTTCGCATCAAAGCCCGCAGGGTCGGAGAACGTGGGCTGATTCGGTAA
- the bioD gene encoding dethiobiotin synthase, whose amino-acid sequence MRGFFITGTGTEVGKTYVGALIAGEMARRGIRIGVYKPVASDCLPGEGEWGLAPGELVATDALALWQAAGEPLTLQQACPQRFKAAVAPNIAARMEGTQVDAELLRTGIEPWLDACDIVLVEGAGGLMSPVSDDDYNADLAADLGLPLIVVAANRLGVINDTLQTVITASVFGDGLDVAGVVLNQAAEVDNDESLNSNAAELREHLRVPLLGEVGFGHQGGVAEVVDQLMSSK is encoded by the coding sequence ATGCGTGGTTTCTTTATCACCGGTACCGGTACCGAAGTTGGCAAAACGTACGTCGGCGCGTTGATCGCCGGCGAAATGGCTCGTCGTGGCATCCGAATCGGCGTTTACAAGCCGGTGGCCAGCGATTGCTTGCCGGGCGAGGGAGAGTGGGGGCTTGCTCCCGGCGAACTCGTAGCGACCGACGCCCTCGCGCTCTGGCAGGCGGCCGGCGAACCACTCACGCTACAGCAGGCCTGCCCGCAAAGGTTCAAGGCAGCCGTGGCTCCGAACATCGCCGCCAGGATGGAAGGGACACAGGTCGACGCGGAGTTGCTGCGTACCGGAATCGAACCCTGGCTCGACGCTTGCGACATCGTGCTGGTCGAAGGGGCAGGGGGGCTGATGTCTCCCGTTTCCGACGACGACTACAACGCCGACCTGGCAGCCGACCTGGGCTTGCCGCTGATCGTGGTCGCGGCCAATCGCCTGGGTGTGATAAACGACACGCTACAAACAGTGATCACCGCCAGTGTGTTTGGCGATGGGCTCGACGTAGCCGGCGTGGTACTGAATCAAGCCGCCGAGGTCGACAACGACGAAAGCCTGAACTCGAACGCGGCCGAACTTCGCGAACACCTTCGCGTGCCGCTGCTGGGCGAGGTGGGCTTCGGCCATCAAGGTGGAGTCGCCGAGGTGGTCGATCAGTTGATGTCGTCGAAGTAA
- a CDS encoding type II toxin-antitoxin system RelE/ParE family toxin — protein MPRLPLQQTRQAQEDITNIVLHIASDNLTAALAMQNALGETLSQIERSPYLGEQYDHPKLHNVRRVLVNRYSNYSLYYQVNESSILVIRAIHNARQIDSALATPP, from the coding sequence GTGCCTCGACTCCCTCTCCAACAGACTCGACAAGCACAAGAAGACATCACAAACATTGTGCTGCATATTGCCTCGGATAATCTCACCGCGGCATTAGCCATGCAAAACGCCCTCGGCGAGACCCTCTCTCAAATCGAAAGATCTCCCTACCTGGGCGAGCAGTACGATCATCCGAAGCTGCACAACGTTCGTCGAGTACTTGTGAATCGCTACAGCAATTACTCACTCTACTACCAGGTAAACGAGTCAAGCATTCTAGTCATTCGTGCGATTCACAACGCACGTCAAATAGACTCGGCCCTCGCTACCCCTCCCTAG